Proteins encoded together in one Aminipila butyrica window:
- a CDS encoding methyl-accepting chemotaxis protein, giving the protein MKYLKNKLLLFISVLLVLTTLFLTIISSTLFYQSSMSEAKNNSLYLAEAYQQRVDAVLSIYRDAVSKTSVKSFLTDGATPEAEQRRLLQEEADVSGFDYLTIADAQGNNEKGDQISDQEFFQQAQNGVPYMSRPVLSAEQKLVLYIAAPIENTDKILYGVVPYEVINTKLSEIKIGESGYAFVIDKDGLTTIHPDEENVSNPKDYFELAKEDDNYIPTSKIFGEMIEGKTGTGFSYYNGQRRLVGYTPLDGPEGWSIAVTTPLTQIEASLRTTLLICILVGIIQLAVAFVITRVFAQKITQPIVEATRRIERLAEGDLTEDIQLSNGKDESARLIQALQNTVHGLRSYIIDISTVLDGVASKNLTVFSQVDYKGDFVPIQTSLNQILHTLNSTLGDISGATEQVRASSSQVALGGQNLAENSTEQASTTETLTLSLEEVSKRIQENADDALSMKNITQEALLETQRGDDEMQRLKQSMASIDTSAKKIQSIIRIIDDIAFQTNILALNAAVEAARAGEAGKGFSVVADEVRALASKSADAAKQTTDLINSTIQSVVQGKQNTEQTADVFQKIVEQTSTVNSFVTKISDSLEKQAASVSELEDGMQRISMVTQANSATAEESAATSEELLGQMQLLQERIAQFQISESCK; this is encoded by the coding sequence ATGAAATATTTAAAAAACAAATTATTACTTTTTATTTCTGTACTATTAGTTTTGACAACTTTATTTTTAACTATAATCTCTTCTACGCTCTTTTACCAAAGCTCTATGTCAGAAGCTAAAAACAATTCCCTATATCTGGCTGAGGCTTATCAACAGCGAGTTGATGCCGTGCTTAGTATTTACCGGGATGCGGTTTCCAAAACTTCTGTTAAAAGCTTTTTAACCGACGGAGCTACTCCGGAGGCAGAACAGAGGCGTCTGCTGCAAGAAGAAGCAGACGTATCTGGCTTTGACTATCTAACAATAGCCGACGCCCAAGGGAATAATGAAAAAGGGGATCAAATCAGTGACCAGGAATTTTTTCAACAGGCTCAAAATGGCGTGCCATATATGTCTCGTCCCGTTCTGAGTGCAGAACAAAAACTGGTTCTCTATATTGCCGCACCTATTGAAAACACGGACAAGATTCTTTATGGCGTCGTGCCATACGAAGTCATTAATACAAAGCTTTCTGAAATTAAAATTGGGGAAAGCGGGTATGCTTTCGTTATTGACAAAGATGGACTGACAACGATTCACCCTGATGAAGAGAACGTATCCAATCCAAAAGACTATTTTGAACTGGCCAAAGAGGATGACAATTACATACCAACATCCAAAATTTTTGGCGAGATGATTGAGGGAAAAACCGGCACCGGATTCAGCTATTACAACGGTCAACGCCGTTTAGTGGGCTACACTCCTCTGGACGGTCCAGAAGGCTGGTCGATTGCCGTTACCACGCCTTTAACACAAATCGAAGCTAGCCTGAGAACTACACTTCTTATTTGTATTCTCGTAGGAATCATTCAGCTGGCAGTCGCCTTCGTTATTACCCGGGTATTTGCTCAAAAGATTACCCAACCGATAGTTGAAGCCACCCGCAGAATCGAAAGACTGGCAGAGGGAGATTTAACAGAAGACATACAGCTGTCCAACGGAAAAGATGAAAGTGCCCGCCTAATACAAGCCTTGCAAAACACAGTTCATGGACTGCGGTCTTATATCATAGATATTTCTACCGTGCTTGATGGGGTGGCCTCTAAAAACTTAACTGTTTTCAGTCAGGTGGACTATAAGGGTGATTTTGTTCCCATTCAGACATCTTTGAACCAGATTCTCCATACATTAAACAGCACTCTTGGCGATATTTCCGGAGCAACCGAACAAGTTCGGGCGAGCTCCTCTCAGGTAGCTCTCGGTGGTCAGAACCTGGCAGAAAATTCTACGGAACAGGCTTCCACCACAGAGACCCTTACTCTTTCTCTAGAAGAGGTTTCAAAGCGGATTCAGGAGAATGCTGATGATGCGCTTTCCATGAAAAACATTACGCAAGAAGCCCTTTTAGAAACACAGCGTGGAGATGATGAGATGCAGCGGCTTAAACAGTCTATGGCCAGCATTGATACCTCTGCCAAAAAGATTCAGAGCATTATCCGCATTATTGATGATATCGCTTTTCAGACCAATATTTTAGCGTTGAATGCGGCAGTAGAAGCTGCTCGTGCCGGAGAAGCCGGAAAAGGATTCTCCGTAGTAGCTGATGAAGTCCGGGCTCTGGCTTCTAAGAGTGCGGATGCAGCCAAGCAGACGACGGATTTGATTAACAGTACGATTCAGTCTGTGGTTCAGGGGAAACAAAATACGGAACAAACTGCCGATGTTTTCCAAAAGATTGTCGAACAGACTAGCACCGTTAATTCCTTTGTAACAAAAATTTCTGATTCTCTTGAAAAGCAGGCGGCCAGCGTCTCCGAATTAGAAGATGGCATGCAGCGTATTTCCATGGTAACGCAAGCCAACTCAGCTACAGCAGAGGAAAGTGCTGCAACCAGCGAAGAATTACTGGGTCAGATGCAGTTGCTGCAAGAACGAATTGCCCAATTTCAAATTTCTGAATCATGCAAATAA
- the tnpA gene encoding IS200/IS605 family transposase has product MAAKVNSLAHTRWMCKYHIVFTPKYRRKVIYNQYRQSLIEIIKLLCKYKGVTIVEGHMMPDHVHLLVSIPPKISVANFMGYLKGKSALMMFERHANLKYKFGNRHFWAEGYYVSTVGLNEATIKKYIQEQEKHDMAMDKLSIREYTDPFK; this is encoded by the coding sequence ATGGCGGCTAAGGTGAATAGCTTAGCGCACACAAGATGGATGTGCAAGTACCACATTGTGTTCACTCCAAAGTATAGACGAAAAGTGATCTATAATCAATATCGTCAAAGTCTGATAGAAATAATAAAGCTACTTTGTAAATATAAAGGGGTGACAATCGTTGAAGGTCATATGATGCCAGATCATGTTCATCTTTTGGTATCCATACCGCCAAAAATAAGTGTAGCAAATTTCATGGGATACCTCAAAGGAAAAAGCGCATTGATGATGTTTGAAAGGCATGCAAATCTAAAATATAAATTTGGAAATAGACACTTTTGGGCAGAAGGATATTATGTAAGTACTGTAGGATTAAATGAAGCAACAATAAAGAAATATATTCAAGAACAGGAAAAGCATGATATGGCAATGGATAAATTAAGCATTAGGGAATATACAGACCCATTCAAATAG
- the purD gene encoding phosphoribosylamine--glycine ligase has protein sequence MKVLIVGNGGREHAIAWKLAQSDQVEKLYCAPGNGGIAQVAECLPVAAEDIVGICQLAKEKAVDLAVIGPEVPLALGIVDELEKVGVRAFGPNKKCAQLEASKAFTKAFLDRHHIPTAGYQEFTDKEELLKAVGLYGYPMVLKADGLAAGKGVVIAENQEEAVQAIQEMMGDKIFGAAGEKVVVEEYLTGVEASMLCFVDQNTIVPMESAQDYKRIFDGDKGPNTGGMGTYSPSLLFNEELEERIRREILLPTLAGFQKDGLDFKGVLFIGLMIGEDGPKVIEFNNRFGDPETQSVLLRLETDLLDVFNAVIDNRLEEISLAWSPKKAVCVVLASGGYPGTYEKGKEITGLEQVEEEVLVFHAGTKLSQGQTVLTNGGRVLGVAVLGDTHEEARAKAFANVDKIHFEGMQVRRDIGLILKK, from the coding sequence CGGGAGCATGCTATCGCTTGGAAACTGGCTCAGAGCGATCAGGTGGAGAAGCTCTATTGTGCGCCTGGTAACGGGGGCATTGCCCAAGTGGCGGAGTGCCTGCCCGTTGCCGCAGAAGACATAGTCGGTATCTGTCAGTTGGCCAAGGAGAAAGCAGTGGATTTGGCTGTCATTGGACCGGAGGTGCCGTTAGCTTTAGGCATTGTCGATGAATTGGAGAAGGTTGGGGTGAGAGCCTTTGGGCCCAATAAGAAATGTGCCCAGCTGGAAGCCAGCAAAGCCTTTACCAAAGCTTTTCTGGATCGTCATCACATTCCTACAGCAGGGTATCAAGAGTTTACCGATAAAGAAGAACTGCTGAAAGCGGTAGGCCTATATGGCTATCCGATGGTCCTCAAAGCCGATGGTTTGGCGGCTGGCAAGGGTGTTGTAATCGCTGAAAACCAGGAGGAGGCTGTTCAGGCCATCCAGGAGATGATGGGCGATAAAATCTTTGGTGCTGCGGGAGAAAAGGTTGTGGTGGAAGAATATCTGACTGGGGTGGAAGCCTCGATGCTTTGCTTTGTCGATCAGAACACCATTGTTCCCATGGAATCAGCACAGGATTATAAGCGGATCTTTGATGGGGACAAGGGGCCCAACACCGGCGGTATGGGAACCTATTCCCCTAGTTTACTCTTTAATGAAGAACTAGAAGAGCGCATTCGCAGAGAAATCTTGCTGCCTACGCTGGCAGGGTTTCAGAAAGATGGGCTGGACTTTAAGGGAGTCTTGTTTATTGGACTGATGATTGGAGAGGATGGTCCTAAAGTTATCGAGTTTAACAATCGGTTCGGCGATCCAGAGACGCAGTCTGTACTTCTGCGATTGGAAACAGACTTGCTGGATGTGTTCAATGCCGTAATTGATAATAGATTAGAGGAGATAAGCTTGGCATGGAGCCCGAAAAAGGCTGTCTGTGTCGTGTTGGCTTCGGGAGGCTACCCGGGTACCTACGAAAAGGGGAAGGAGATCACCGGACTGGAGCAAGTGGAGGAAGAAGTTTTGGTCTTCCATGCCGGCACAAAGTTAAGCCAGGGACAAACCGTACTTACCAACGGCGGCCGGGTGTTGGGGGTAGCGGTGCTAGGAGATACCCATGAAGAAGCGCGAGCAAAGGCTTTTGCCAATGTGGACAAAATCCATTTTGAAGGTATGCAGGTTCGACGTGATATTGGTTTAATATTAAAAAAATAA